In the Nerophis ophidion isolate RoL-2023_Sa linkage group LG01, RoL_Noph_v1.0, whole genome shotgun sequence genome, one interval contains:
- the pgm2 gene encoding phosphoglucomutase-2, giving the protein MDKVSPNTGDATLDQAVGEWLRYDKNPKTVSLVEKLLKDDDIETLKKHFSSRMEFGTAGLRAAMGPGISCMNDLTIIQTTQGFCRYLEESFDNLRERGVVIGYDARAHPPSGGSSKHFAKLAGAVFTSRGVPVHLFSDITPTPFVPFTVSHLGLCAGVMVTASHNPKQDNGYKVYWENGAQIVSPHDKGISEAIMDNLEPWSGSWDTEGALKNSLLEDPYQEIHTHYFKAIQKHCHHRDLNKSSHVKIVHTSVHGVGHTFVQAAFKAFDLHPPYPVAEQKDPDPEFPTVKYPNPEEGEGVLTLSFNLAKAEGATVVLANDPDADRLAAAEKQESGEWRVFSGNELGALLGWWMFHCWKEQETNAAAVKNVYMLASTVSSKILRAIALKEGFHFEETLTGFKWMGNRARDLLNWGKTVLFAFEEAIGYMCSPSVLDKDGVSAAAIAGEMVSYLAAKHKSLSQQLTSIYEEYGYHLSKNSYFICHDQKVIRSLFEDLRNYGGSKDSYPTKCGPFAITAVRDLTTGYDSNQPGNKAILPTSRSSQMITFTFSNGGVATMRTSGTEPKIKYYTELCAAPGNSNVKHLKEELDQLVSAIVENFFQPQKNKLQPKPE; this is encoded by the exons AACCCAAAGACGGTGTCCTTGGTGGAGAAGCTGCTGAAGGACGACGACATAGAGACACTGAAGAAACATTTCTCATCCAGGATGGAGTTTGGTACCGCAGGTCTGAGAGCTGCCATGGGCCCCGGCATTTCCTGCATGAATGATCTCACTATCATCCAGACCACACAG GGTTTCTGTCGCTACCTGGAGGAGAGCTTTGACAACCTCAGAGAGCGAGGTGTGGTGATCGGCTACGACGCCCGAGCCCACCCTCCCAGCGGGGGCAGCAGCAAGCACTTTGCCAAGCTGGCGGGCGCCGTGTTCACCAGTCGAGGGGTCCCCGTGCACCTCTTCTCCGACATCACTCCCACTCCCTTTGTG CCTTTCACGGTATCACACCTGGGTCTGTGTGCTGGCGTCATGGTGACCGCCTCTCACAACCCCAAACAAGACAATGGCTACAAG GTGTACTGGGAGAACGGCGCCCAGATAGTGTCCCCTCACGACAAAGGCATCTCCGAGGCCATAATGGACAATCTGGAGCCTTGGTCGGGATCTTGGGACACAGAGGGTGCACTGAAGAACTCTCTTCTTGAAGACCCCTACCAGGAAATCCACACGCATTACTTCAAAGCCATCCAGAAACACTGTCATCACAG GGACCTCAACAAGAGTTCCCATGTGAAAATTGTGCACACGTCCGTGCACGGTGTGGGCCACACCTTCGTGCAAGCAGCCTTCAAGGCCTTCGACCTTCACCCTCCGTACCCTGTGGCGGAGCAGAAAGATCCAGATCCCGAATTCCCTACGGTCAAATATCCCAATCCCGAGGAGGGAGAGGGAGTCCTG ACGCTCTCCTTTAACCTGGCCAAGGCTGAGGGCGCTACTGTGGTGTTGGCTAACGACCCAGACGCCGATCGACTCGCTGCCGCTGAGAAGCAAGAAAG TGGAGAGTGGCGTGTGTTTAGTGGCAACGAACTGGGAGCCTTACTGGGATGGTGGATGTTCCACTGCTGGAAAGAGCAGGAGACCAACGCTGCCGCCGTGAAAAATGTCTACATGTTAGCAAGCACCGTCTCATCCAAGATTTTGCGCGCCATTGCCCTCAAGGAAGGCTTCCACTTTGAG GAAACACTGACCGGGTTCAAGTGGATGGGGAACAGAGCCAGGGACCTTTTGAATTGGGGCAAGACGGTTCTGTTCGCCTTTGAGGAGGCCATAG gctaCATGTGCAGTCCGTCAGTGTTGGACAAAGATGGGGTGAGCGCTGCTGCCATAGCTGGAGAAATGGTCTCCTACCTGGCTGCTAAACACAAGAGTCTTTCTCAGCAACTCACGAGCATCTATGAAGA GTACGGCTACCACCTGAGTAAGAACTCTTACTTCATCTGCCACGACCAGAAAGTCATCCGCAGCCTATTCGAGGACCTGCGTAACTACGGCGGCAGCAAGGATTCCTACCCAACCAAATGCGGTCCATTCGCCATCACTGCTGTCCGCGACCTGACCACTGGCTACGACAGCAACCAGCCCGGTAACAAGGCG ATTCTTCCCACCTCCCGTTCCAGTCAGATGATCACCTTCACCTTCTCCAACGGGGGCGTGGCCACCATGAGGACCAGCGGCACCGAGCCCAAAATCAAGTACTACACGGAGCTGTGTGCCGCCCCCGGTAACAG TAATGTGAAGCACCTGAAGGAGGAACTGGACCAGTTGGTCAGTGCCATCGTTGAAAACTTCTTTCAgccacaaaaaaacaaactgcAGCCAAAGCCAGAGTAG